The genomic stretch GAACTGCCTGCGCAAAGTCGCGAGGTCGCGTACGGGGACACGAGGGGCGATGTCGATGATCCGGTCCGCGAGGTAGGACAGGCCCGCGCGGGCCCGGCTACCGCCCCTGCGCACCCCTTCCCGGGCCATGTCCCGGGCTTTGTCACGCATCACCGCGGCCCGTCGCCGAGCGACGGGCGCGGGCTGCCTCACCGGCTCCGGGTGGTCGGCCCGGTCGGTCGCCGGTTCGAACGGGGCCACCGCTGCCGGTGAGCCCCGCCCTTCGTCACGCGCGCTGTGCGAGCCGTCGGACGGCCCTTCGTCCGCCTTTCCCAGGGAGAAGCGGCGCTTCCTTGGAGGGGTCGAGCCAGTCATGGCCGACCCGACCTCAGTCGCAGTCGCGGCAGATCGGCTGACCGTTCTTCTCACGGGCCAGCTGGCTGCGGTGGTGCACCAGGAAGCAGCTCATGCAGGTGAACTCGTCCTGCTGCTTCGGCAGCACCCGGACGGCCAGCTCCTCGTTCGAGAGGTCGGCGCCGGGCAGTTCGAGGCCTTCGGCGGCCTCGAACTCGTCGACGTCGACCGACGAGGTGGACTTGTCGTTCCTCCTGGCCTTCAGCTCTTCAAGACTGTCCG from Streptomyces roseochromogenus subsp. oscitans DS 12.976 encodes the following:
- a CDS encoding DUF4193 domain-containing protein; translation: MATDYDTPRKTDDDVDSDSLEELKARRNDKSTSSVDVDEFEAAEGLELPGADLSNEELAVRVLPKQQDEFTCMSCFLVHHRSQLAREKNGQPICRDCD